A genomic stretch from Sceloporus undulatus isolate JIND9_A2432 ecotype Alabama chromosome 5, SceUnd_v1.1, whole genome shotgun sequence includes:
- the LOC121930905 gene encoding RING finger protein 148-like has product MNLVIPFCFLHFAIYFSVMTHSSGADAFWIANLNISFWIRNQTVWEIEENGVFARGSPLKKVSGVVVPAEGMHQNACTSVTTFNKPVHVDSWIALIMRGQCSFTKKISVAAEKGAVGVIIYNYPGTGNSVFPMINLGVEDIVAVMIGNLKGMDLLYLIQHGIQVMVTIDVGKHYYPWLTHYMGTVFVFASVAVAYCTFYCARRLRTARNPTQRCQQLLAIKKAINHLELRTLKEDDKEVGLNGESCAVCLEMYKAKDVARILHCKHFFHKTCVDPWLLKHQTCPVCKWDMLGAAEGVTTETEPLVGTEISNEAPSIISSSNEEACEAHAHEGIQKGQKTQSVGR; this is encoded by the coding sequence ATGAACTTGGTAATACCTTTTTGCTTCCTGCACTTTGCCATCTACTTTTCTGTCATGACACACAGCTCAGGAGCTGATGCCTTTTGGATTGCTAACCTTAACATATCATTTTGGATAAGAAATCAAACTGTGTGGGAGATTGAAGAAAATGGAGTGTTTGCCAGGGGCTCTCCTTTGAAGAAGGTATCTGGAGTGGTAGTGCCTGCAGAGGGGATGCATCAAAATGCCTGTACTTCTGTAACAACTTTTAATAAGCCAGTACACGTAGACAGTTGGATAGCTCTCATCATGAGGGGCCAGTGTTCCTTTACAAAAAAGATCAGTGTGGCtgcagaaaaaggagctgtgGGTGTGATCATCTACAACTATCCAGGTACTGGTAACAGTGTGTTCCCTATGATTAACCTGGGAGTGGAAGACATTGTGGCGGTCATGATTGGCAACCTGAAAGGCATGGATCTTTTGTATTTGATTCAACATGGCATCCAAGTGATGGTAACCATTGATGTTGGAAAGCACTATTACCCATGGTTGACCCATTACATGggtactgtttttgtttttgcctcagtTGCTGTGGCATATTGCACCTTTTACTGTGCCAGGAGGCTGAGAACAGCAAGGAATCCAACACAGCGATGCCAACAGCTGCTTGCTATTAAAAAGGCTATTAATCATCTAGAACTCCGTACATTGAAAGAGGATGACAAAGAAGTGGGATTGAACGGAGAGAGCTGTGCAGTGTGTTTAGAAATGTACAAGGCTAAAGATGTAGCCCGCATCTTACATTGCAAACACTTTTTCCATAAAACCTGTGTTGATCCATGGCTTTTAAAGCACCAGACATGTCCTGTGTGCAAGTGGGACATGCTTGGGGCAGCGGAAGGTGTTACAACAGAAACAGAGCCATTGGTGGGTACTGAAATATCAAATGAAGCTCCTTCCATTATCAGTTCTTCTAATGAGGAAGCCTGCGAAGCACATGCACATGAAGggatacagaaaggccaaaagaCCCAATCTGTAGGCAGATAA